The following are encoded in a window of Dictyostelium discoideum AX4 chromosome 6 chromosome, whole genome shotgun sequence genomic DNA:
- a CDS encoding saposin B domain-containing protein: protein MNKLIIALILIICSISISFAQTTTPTNSPAPSPKVGCDLCEFAVSFGEFLVKNDNLTKAQLETDLKNICTLVPSNITMECKFFMILAAPIIAGAISNGENPQTLCSDYKLCTTTTQQTPTTNNYSNQPNINIMKNKIKDIFVESTNNIIEPKEKVTMRRNF, encoded by the exons atgaataaattaatcattgctttaattttaattatttgtagcatttcaatttcatttgcaCAAACCACTACTCCAACTAACTCACCAGCTCCATCACCAAAAGTTGGCTGTGATTTATGTGAATTTGCTGTTTCATTTGGCGAATTCCTtgtaaaaaatgataatttaacaaaaGCTCAATTAGAaacagatttaaaaaatatttgcaCTTTAGTACCATCAAATATTACAATGGAg tgtaaatTCTTTATGATATTAGCAGCTCCAATTATTGCTGGTGCTATTTCTAATGGTGAAAATCCACAAACACTTTGCTCTGACTATAAATTAtgcacaacaacaacacaacAAACACCAACAACCAACAATTATAGTAATCAACCAAACATCAATATtatgaaaaacaaaattaaagatatttttgtGGAATCAACTAACAATATTATTGaaccaaaagaaaaagtaACAATGAgaagaaatttttaa